One genomic region from Phragmites australis chromosome 1, lpPhrAust1.1, whole genome shotgun sequence encodes:
- the LOC133885478 gene encoding probable WRKY transcription factor 38 — MALDLEPMMVLSQKLTGGYHLSAQLQALLGRPMDSRGQEEAMAVSQELSRVFMEAMSVLRHANSNGVDVLRMAPEIMTGNSIGFRTDTKDKRISVQEVTPLKRSREEEFTRKEITPSPHNDGYQWRKYGQKNIQKSNFARCYYKCNRDPRCTAKKKVQQQDKSSDPPMFEVTYVNDHTCHAHVLPAMAANDSTSTTLPTTTSDTLKAADSARNGAFDMTFPHIGGGMVGENEAIVSCLAMVISGGTAPPPPPPSQAGSGDAPAYVPPPGSEFSSMADGVTTLDVVGFSCDDLSSFCHPLEAAGLFDLCDVHMDAARIMDTVWPRHT; from the exons ATGGCACTTGATCTAGAGCCGATGATGGTACTGTCCCAGAAGCTCACCGGCGGCTACCATCTCAGCGCCCAACTCCAAGCATTGCTTGGCCGTCCCATGGACAGCCGCGGCCAGGAGGAGGCCATGGCGGTCAGCCAGGAGCTATCGCGAGTGTTCATGGAGGCCATGTCCGTGCTAAGGCATGCGAACAGTAACGGAGTGGACGTACTGAGGATGGCTCCGGAGATAATGACTGGCAATAGCATTGGCTTCAGAACTGATACGAAGGATAAACGCATCAG TGTACAAGAGGTTACTCCCCTCAAGAGGAGTAGAGAAGAGGAGTTTACGAGGAAGGAGATTACACCCTCGCCACACAACGATGGTTACCAGTGGAGAAAATATGGTCAAAAGAACATTCAGAAGAGCAATTTCGCCAG GTGCTACTACAAATGCAACCGTGATCCGCGTTGCACGGCGAAGAAGAAAGTGCAGCAGCAGGACAAGAGCAGCGACCCTCCCATGTTCGAGGTCACCTACGTGAACGACCACACGTGCCATGCACATGTACTACCTGCCATGGCTGCCAATGACAGTACTAGTACAACATTACCGACCACCACGAGCGACACCCTCAAAGCCGCGGACTCCGCAAGAAACGGCGCGTTCGACATGACATTCCCCCACATCGGCGGCGGCATGGTCGGCGAGAACGAGGCCATCGTCTCGTGCCTCGCGATGGTCATCAGCGGAGgaaccgcgccgccgccgccgccgccgtcgcaagCGGGCTCAGGTGATGCGCCAGCGTACGTGCCCCCGCCGGGTTCGGAATTCAGTAGCATGGCGGACGGTGTGACGACGCTCGACGTGGTGGGCTTCTCGTGCGACGATCTGTCGTCGTTTTGCCATCCCCTCGAGGCAGCCGGGCTGTTCGACCTCTGCGACGTGCACATGGACGCCGCACGAATCATGGACACAGTGTGGCCACGGCACACGTGA